The nucleotide sequence TTATTTTAGGTTTGGTGGCCGGAGGGATTTTGATGCTTTTCATCGGAAGCAATCCGATTGAAGGCTACTCTTATTTGCTGCAGGGAGCATTGAAAAACCTAGAGCGTATCGGTAATACTTTGGCAACAGCAACTCCGCTTGTATTCACTGGCTTGTCTGTCGCTTTTGCTTTCCGTACAGGTCTTTTTAACATTGGGGCATCAGGACAGATGCTAGTTGGGGGCCTTGCTGCGACAGCAGTCGCCTTGACTTTCGATTTATCCAGGCCAATCCTTCTTTTGGTTATGGTCCTTGCAGGCCTGGTCGCTGGTGCCTTATGGGCTTTCATTCCCGGTTTGCTAAAAGCAAAGTTCAATGTTCATGAAGTTGTTTCGACAATCATGATGAACTGGATCGCCTACTGGACGATTTACTATATTGTACCTGGGTATTTCAAGGGAGAATTTCTTGAGACAGAATCTAAGAAACTGGCAGAAACAGATACTTTAAGAGCTCCATTCCTGACAGAGATGTTTGATGGATCTTATATTAACTTAGGTCTGTTCCTTGCAGTCATTGCAGTAATCATTATTGCCTTCATCATCGATAAGACGACTTTGGGATTCGAGTTGAAGGCAGTTGGGTTTAACAGATTTGCTGCGGAATATGCAGGTATGAAAGTTAACCGTAACATCATATTATCCATGTTGATTTCAGGTGCACTTGCTGGTGTCGGCGGGGTAGCATTGTACACAGGAAATGCTTCAAGCATTCAAATTGGTATTCTGCCTGCACAGGGTTACGATGGCATCGCGGTCGCTCTTCTCGGTGCAAATCATCCGGTAGGTGTATTCTTTGCAGCGGTACTGTTTGGGATTTTATACTCTGGTACGGGATTCATGAATGCCATGACTGAAATTCCACCTGAATTGGCGAATACAATTATCGCGATCATCATTTATTTTGCTGCGACAAGTGTTATGATTGAACGTCTTCTGAATAAATTCAAGGCGAGAAAATCAAACAAAGAAGATAAAAGTGGTCCTGTAGTCGAGAAGGGAGATTCATAAGATGTGGTCAATAATAGAACAAATTTTTCCTTACGCGATTATCTTTACAATTCCTCTTCTTATTACGGCACTAGGCGGACTTTTTAGTGAAAGAAGCGGTATTGTTAACATTGCCCTTGAGGGATTGATGGTCATTGGTGCCTTCTCTGGCGCTCTATCCATCCATTACATGAGCGGCGTATTGGACAACCACACATTGGTGCTCTGGCTTGGACTGCTAGCTGCTGTACTTGCCGGTATGCTTTTCTCTATCTTGCATGCGTTTGCGAGCATTAATCTGAATGCCAACCAAATCATCAGTGGTACGGCAATCAATTTGATTGCCACTGCACTGACCGTGTTCCTTGCACGGAATATCACTGGAAGTGGCAACATCCGGATCTCAAGCGGTTTTTCACCGTCAAATGTTCCTTTTCTTTCTGATATTCCA is from Mesobacillus boroniphilus and encodes:
- a CDS encoding ABC transporter permease; the protein is MRNTIVSLISIILGLVAGGILMLFIGSNPIEGYSYLLQGALKNLERIGNTLATATPLVFTGLSVAFAFRTGLFNIGASGQMLVGGLAATAVALTFDLSRPILLLVMVLAGLVAGALWAFIPGLLKAKFNVHEVVSTIMMNWIAYWTIYYIVPGYFKGEFLETESKKLAETDTLRAPFLTEMFDGSYINLGLFLAVIAVIIIAFIIDKTTLGFELKAVGFNRFAAEYAGMKVNRNIILSMLISGALAGVGGVALYTGNASSIQIGILPAQGYDGIAVALLGANHPVGVFFAAVLFGILYSGTGFMNAMTEIPPELANTIIAIIIYFAATSVMIERLLNKFKARKSNKEDKSGPVVEKGDS